The nucleotide sequence aaaaatatttattgaaaaATAGTGGCATTTATACTACAATGCAGAAAATAATTAATaacatataataaaaaataccaCAAGCAATTAAccatcaaaaattatttttgttgcaATCTTTCTCTCTTATTCTTGTTTTCATTTCGTAGTCTGTTCCCTCTTATCTTCTTGCTGTTATAATCGAAACCCTCCCTTTCAACTCCATCCGTTTTCAAGTTCATTTTTTTATTGTAGTTTTTAGATTTTGGAGAACCAAGATTGAGATGGTTACAAGAGTGAGGCAAGAATACGGCATTCTTGCATAAAGCAGCATGTGCAGGAAATTAAGAGAAGGAATCACATTGCGACGCTTCATCATGATGACATTAAATTCTATTCATTCACAAGAGTCCATCTCTTCTTGCTTGCCCTATTACTTAAGGAATCTCTTCTCATCTTCTTGGTTGAATCATTTTCCTTCGATCGTCTTCCATTTGAGCACTTCAGCATGCAAAGGGCACTTTGAAAAACTCCACGTTCAATTTTGCCTACCTTGTGTCTAATACCTAAGAAGAATGGGGATTTCAGTCCAATGAGTGATCATTTCTGAATGCCTTGCTATAATAGATGGAGGAACCAAGCAAATAGATTGCTTGTTTCAGCAGGAGAAGATTGGCTTTGAGGAATTGAGGTCTATCAACCTCCTTTAATGGAGATGTTGCATCACACAACCCACTACCATACGTAACTCCAAAATTGGTTATAGTTGAGTTAACAAGGACTGGGATACGTGCATGGTTCAAAGATTTCTGCTGCAGTCCTACGGGACATTTGGTCAAGGGAAGTTATACTAGCATTATTTTCTTGTACTGTGGAAGAAGAAATTAACCTAACTTTGTTGCGGTCCTACAAGATATGGAGCCAAGGAAATACAGACGTGAGCACCGACTGTCCGCCATATCGAGTATCAGCTTTTCATTTCTTTAAGTTTTGGTACTTCTTCTCAATATAAGTTGGACTTCTTTCTGATCTGGGGGAAAAAAAAGTACAAAAGATAGAGGATCAGCTGGAAGAACACGAGAGAAGCAGCAAAGTATTTATGAAgagatcaaatattttttttgattcacCAGTTAAAGTATGTTTGGAAAtgcgaagaaaaaaaaaagtgaggaTGCAAACATAATGACATGAATATCACTGATAAGAACTTATCGCAGCATTATGTTTTCAGCTATTTATCAATATTTTtccctttgaaaaaaaaaattatttgcttATGCTTTCTGTTTTCAATTAGTGAATTTCTTAGGTTATCGTGTATTTGATATAAACTTCAACATTTTTAATCTAATTGAAGCAGAGTTTGAGCTTGATCTATATGAGGAGTGGCTTAAGATTTTGAGGCCAAACACatgattttgattggatcaagtatagccttctttttttttttttgaagattgAATTCTAACATTTGTCCTTGCTCTCATCACATTCATTATTTCAAAAACATTTAACCAAATAAAACTATGAATAAACAAACAGgaagctttaaaaaaaaaaatggttaaaTGATGAATTAACTAGGTAAAGCCACCTAGGTGTTCTGATTTCTTGCTATTTCTCTTTTAATGCTGCTGAGACCTTCACGTGGAGACCAGTGAAGAGGCTTTATGGTCTGGTTTCTGGCTTTCTGCATTGGTTAGCAGGCTATTAACCTAGGATGGCCCATGCTCGAACGATGTTAAATACCTCGCCATTAATTGGTCTCAGATGGTTGGGTGTGCAGTGCACCATTTGTCAGAGCTCTGAGCATCTTCACAAAGCTATCGAGACGAATTAcgattcaataaaaaaaaactctactcttgtttttttcttatgtaaattctctctctctctctctttttcatgAACATAAAAAACTTCTACGTCGAGTTACTCTAAAAATTTTAGCCAAGCAAAAAGCAGACGATTGGTTCTCCAAGTGGCAGGGATGCAATCAAAGGTTCATCAACcaacagtatttttttttttcatttctcttttttttttacatttatctttaatgattctaacgagaaaagaaagaaaaatattatcatatttccacatttcaattataggcgaaatttataattttttttggttaaaagtttttttttctttgaatcttTCATTCCATTTCAAGTAATTGGTTGGTCAAGCAATAAATATACTATAGTAAATACAGAATGCAAGAATAGATTATATTTAATGAAAGATAGAAAATACAGTTGCAACAGTCAATATTGGTGGTGCAATACTTGctccatccattaattcatgcttcaaaaGAGTCAACTTTTTTACGGACCATTTATTGAGCAGCAAACAGCTCAATAGGTCGACTGTTTTGGATTGGATTTTGGTATCCTTCCTTGTGGCTGCTAATACATGGTATCCTTTGAGATTTGATTTTACCATCATAGTTAGTGATGCATTAGAAAACCATAGAGTGTTGTGCATTGGAAAATCGTGATGAAAACTTGGTGTCTGCTGTGCGATGGGTTTTCTCCAGTCGTTGTTTCGTAAATTGTATATGTTTTGGCTGTGTTTGTTTCCATTTTGTATCTAACATTGTCCATTGGTTTCTCATATCCCCAAGGTCCTTCAGCCTTCACTATACCTGACCAAATAATAAAGCTATCCTCATGAAAAATTATATAGATCTATGAATTATGGCTCGAGCACCGCCATGGTTGTGAGAaattaaaaagagagagagagatgacacATGGGTAAATGGGGCTCATTTAGCCAATGCATAGTTGAATTATGTCCACAGAAACAAAGTTTGCAACTATAAAATTATTGTGAATGTGTCAAGTTTGTAAGGTGAATGGAGCAGCGTGGTCGCATACTACAACAACATCGCatcttgtttttgttttctgGAATAAGTGCGAAGTCATCAAATTGAggtgagagaagagaggagatgcAGGTGGACCAAACATAGACTTTTCTGATCAAAATTGATCGCTTGTATAGATTTGCTCATGTTCTCGGAGGGACCACATTTCCTCTTTCCCTATCCTCCTTACACTAACTCTTGCAATGTTCAACTCTCAATCAAACCGCCTCAATTATATGATGCACATGTTTTTGCTTCCTCCATCGGACGAGAGATAGGAACCCTTATAGTCGAAATAGAAAAATACCGTACAGTCATGTTCGCTATTATGGTGAGGCTCGGTGAGCTAAAGTATAGTCTTAATGATGATCTCTAAAAGAGTCGAGTTTAGAAACAAAATCGTTTCTCTTCGATGATAAGTTAATAGATTAATTTTATAGGTTGTACATGAAATTCTTAAACATATATGAATAATCCGAATATCGGAGCGAAAATAGAAACATATACGTCCTGCCATAGTGAATGTCTTTTGTCTTTTAAACTCCAGCGTTGAAGTCCCGATCAAGATAACTCGACAAGAACACTTAAGTGAGAAAAGGGACTTCTGGTCCTTCTCTAACCTTATAGGACGTACTAATAGATGTACACAAACACAAACCCCTTTTACAGGCATGACCAGGGACCCTTGATTCTctattataataaatattaacATTCAGTCCATCATAGAATACTAACGTTGATTTTGGTTAACTCCACAACTACCTCATAATAATGTTTATCCAACTCTTtagtttatcaagaaatttgtaCATGAATGTGGTGTAGGGGCCACCTTAAGAGATAATTATCAATTAAATTTTACAGTACATTCAATTTTGATTTAGATTTTATATGTAGCATTTTATATGCAGAAATTAGAGTTTAATAGGAAAAGCTTCAAATTACATACCATTAATTGTgagtcaaaaaataaaaaatccatGTAGAGGGTGATGTCTTTAACCCCAATGCTGAAGAATGTATGCCATCCAGCATGGGTTTCCAAGTCATTCCTACATAgttagagttccctctaagaaATAAATAGTGTACGAGCTCTTAAAATGTCGAACTAGCAGCAACATCGATAGAAATCAGACAGTCAAGATGCTTGCATGACTTTCCAAGTTTTATTCTTTCGAAGTTGATAAATAAATTCAAGCTTCATTACAGAATAGCTGGCCTCCGCTTCCATGAGACATCTGATCGAGCTCTCTTTCTCAAGTAATTATCAGACTTTGTTTCTTTATTCAAAAACAAAAGGGTTGTAGCATGTCCAATCCTCAATCCTCAATTCTCTCTCCAACCCATTCAAGATATCATCTCAACCTCCTCCAACTTTTTTTAAACCACATATCGCTTGATAAAAGTTGTTTAAACCACAATTTTTCAACAAATCTCTCCTGCTATCCACCTATTGAGCTACCCTTAATTATCATCTAATGAGCAAAGGACCCCCCATTGAgacccttctccttctttacaCTAAtgctaattaaaaaaatgatgtaTTGCTGAGTCATTTATACTGAGGCTAACGCAGCCGTTGAGAACGGCTTTCTCTAAAAGATTTAATGCTACGTATGTTAAACAATCTGAGTATAAGGAAAACTCTCTTGTTTCCGGATGCAACATgctgcattatttatttattctctaTTTCATCTCGACTAGTCAATGTGTGTTTATATATGCTCAATCAATCTCTTCCGTATGCAATTGGGCAAAAACATCTACAGCGAGAAATATCCATGCACTAGAATAAAAAGCGTGCGAATGCAAACACCCAACTTGAGAAAGTTTTCTTACCTATTTAACTAAAGCTCATTTAGGCAAGACTTTGGAATTTTCATTTGTTTTGGAATTTCTATGATGATTTAAACAGGCGAGATAGAAGGAACCACGTACACTCAAATGCAACCAGCGAGGTTTGTTGTTGGTTTTTGTGAAATGACCAAATTAATACTTGTGGACCCGATGAACTTTTAACAAGAAAATAACAGGAGGTCGGAAGTATTTTTCCACTTAAAAAAAGCCCCAAGTTCCAACATATTTTTGTGATTTATTGGATTATGGAAAGGTGGTAAGAATATCATGAAGAAAGAGAACCTTAGTTAATATAGTAGTATTGCATGCAGAAGAGCGGGCTCTTGGAACCTCTATAACAACCTGTAATTTTTTCCCCAGAAAATACACCTTTGCATTCATTTCCCAGCACACACATTATTTGGATATCAGTGATTGTTCTTTCAATAATCATACAACATGACTTTTTGTAAAACAAGTATCATGAAaacgagaagaagaagatgtagGGTTATTCTTTATAAAGCTTAAACTCTTAGGTTTTACGTCCTCATGTTCATTAATATCTTCTTAAAACTTTTCACTTCAATAATCCGTGTCAATGGAACAGTGTGCCAAATCATATTTTGGGGGCAACATTGGGTGACCCTGGTGGGGCAAAACTCAACAGTGTTGGGTTACTAAACAAAGTCGTATGACACTAAAAGGTTGCATGCATTAAGGAAGACGCAAGAGGGTGGTTGATTAGATGTGAAATTTAGCTCAGGGATTCCTGGTGACCGTAACAACCATAAGGAAATGGTTAATATGGTTGGTCCACTGGCCTTGCGCACTGCTGAAGCTAAAGATTTCGTGGGATCAAAGAGTGTTGTTGGTGTTGGACCTGTACATGGTCCCGTACCAATTCATGTCCTCAGGTCCAGTTGACTCCCATGATGGTTGGGCCTCCAAATCTTGAACacagctatttttttttttatttttccaagTTGAGACAAATTGTTGGGTCCATCTTCACTGGATCTGATCCACTAGAAAAAGGGGACGGACAGACCCAAGTTTTGGACGCATGGTGTAGGATTGGAGCTTTGGATTAGCATTCTCGTATCTTCAGACCTTAAAACAGATGCTTATGGAGAGTCCTTTTCAAATGATAgaggcaaaaaaaaattttgtctATAGCAATTTTGATACAAGTGCTTAAAGAGAGTTCTTTTCAACCTaaggagccaaaaaaaaaaaaaattatggtaaGTTATTTTAGTTTATGCCTAAGCAAAGGTAAATTTTCGAATGCCTATTTATGGTATTTTTTCGTTTTTTCCAAGTTTAGAATGTTTTTTCTTGCGTTTTTCATTATGGTCTATTTTCTATGGTGTTTTGCTTTCTCCTCACGTTTAGGATTATTGATTGTAATTGCTTAAAAAGTATTCTAAATGTGCCTATATAAAGGCATGCCTTATATTATATTTTCAGAGAATTTAATTTTAAGTTTAAGTGAATTAAGAATTAAGCTTTTGGCTTGACGAGTTCCTTTTTTGAGTGTTATGTATTTCGATGCTTTTTTTTGGGTCGTGAGCATATTCTTGTTTTATATCTCGAGAAAATTGTCTATGAGTGGTGATCATTAGAACTCTGTATTTCTAGGATGGATTTCTTTGGATGGTGAGTTTTCTTTTCCATCAAACTTTGTATCCCTTGAGTGGATTCCTTTAGATGGTGAGTTTTTATCTATCCATTGTTCTTGTCCTTGGAAATTTAGGTTTACCATTATTCTTAGATTTCTTGGTGATTTTGGCTTGCTCGTTGTGTTGGTCTTTCCCTTTTTATTTTCCAGCGTCAGACCTTTGCTAgtaatgcttaataaatattCAGCAAACTATGAGCCAGATTAAATTCAGGCATATTCTAGAGATAAAGCAAGCAATATTTGCAATTTTTTCTTCGGTACTAAATTCAGCAGCTTTACGATCGCTAATTTATACCAAAATTTGTTCTCATGTGACGGACTTTATTGAGTGGTAAGGCATGGAATGCACATCATTACCACTACTGCATGATTGAGATATTTTTTCTTCAACTTCACCTCCATTTCACACCCCACCCTCCCCCACTGCCTCAtaactacatatattttttgaaatttctatTCGACAACAGGAGTGAAATCCATCACCCTATTCCTTTTTTCAAAGCAAATTTCCAATTGGGCCTATTTGTCTCCGTCCCTCCGTTTCTTAGGGAAAAATTATATTCATTGCACATGCCAAATACTAACGaatgaaaaatcaaatataGGCATCAATtcaattccaaaaaaaaaagcaaaaaaggaaAGTATCGACATCATTGTGGATGTGTATCTATGGCTAAATATGTTTATCTCcagtaaaaaaatatatacgaTGGGAAATGGACTAACTCATGTTGCTATCATCCTGGGCATACTTGATATGTAACATAATTATCAGGAGGGACATATACTTGATATGCAACAAAATTATCAGCAGGAGAAATACAAAATGACTCGATGATATGTGGACAAGTCATGTTCAGGCCGAAACTACCTTGGCCAGGACGAAGAAATGAGGTCCAGAATGCATCCAATGTTCCCCGTTGTTGAGGTCactctaagggctcgtttggttcgcaggaaaaggaggggggaaagtgtggtcaacgggaaagtaatgaaatgcctcttgtttggttggagttttcaaaggagaaagatgggaaagttgtattcccatgggaatatgattcccacatttcatgggaaagtctttcccatgagaaacatgggaaagttactttcccatgaggtgggaatcactccttttttattttttcccaaaaagacccttcagcattaaaaaagcattaaagaggcattaaagacctaatttttattaagggcataataggaattatacttaactttcctaggaaagtggatggtcaaccaaacataagcactttggaaatttgtcactttcccatggttaaccaaacatgccaaaagtactttcctaggtatcctcttcctaggaatctgattcccaggaatcatattcctaggagggaaaatacttcccgcgaaccaaacgagccctaaagggGAGCACGGAGGGAATATTACTCCTTTCAGTACGCCAATGCATTTACATTACATCTGCTTCGCACGTATAACCAAACCTGCAAGCTCAAAGCTGATTTAAGAACAATTCAAAGCAAACTTGGAATTGAAAATACCCAAAATCTGTAAGCATAGCAATCCTATCGCATGGATGTTTCACGATGTTTATCCTAGCAGTGTCAGCCCTGATGCTGCCAAAGCCAGCAACTCTTCAGACTGGCAAATCCTATGAACAAATCCAGAGCTATTGTCACAAGAAATGTATTTTAAACATATCATTCAATCGATTGCATGATGTGAAAAAGGACCCTTATTCACAAGTACAATGCTTGCAACATAAAGCATCTAGTCAATTTACATAACAAGCACAGGTTGCGACTGCagcagaataaataaataatctgCAAATATACATCATGCAACACTAGTTAGGTGTTATGGCTGCAAAAACCAAATAATTGATTTACATTTTATACAGATCAAGGCACATGCTCAGGAACTCAGAGGCAACTGTTAATGTCAATCACCCACCTTGAAGGACAAATTCATCTTTGCCTTGGGATAGTGATGCAGGATGGAACTGAATTCAGAAACCTGGGGCGTCCATCAAATGTATCTTCCTACTGCatcccaacttaaacattggtGACAGAACCACCTTTGTTCGCACCTTGCAGCTGCTCCATGGGTGAACTTGTGATGCTACCAACTGACCCGTGTGTCTGTGAGCTCAGCTGAGGGCTAGCTGGCCCAGCCCCTGCATTGCCACAGTTGTTAATCTGCTGCAATGCACCAGAGCTCAACTGCTGAGGACTCATTGCAGGCTGCTGGCCCATTTGCTGAGGACTAATCTGCTGCTGTTGCATTATCATTGCCTGGGGGGAACCCACCACCGGTGGGGATCCCACCTGTGCCTGTTGCAGCGGAGAACTTATTTGTTGGTGGtggtgctgctgctgctgaagcTGCTGCGGATGCTGCTGCTGTAACTGCTGCTGCTGAAGCTGCTGTTGCTGCTGTTGATGCTGTAGCTGTAGTTGTTGCTGAGGATTCAGGTAAAAGTTTGTCCCAGGGATCTTAGGTGGACCCATGGGCGACATTACATTCCTATGTAAAGGGCTCACGTTGGCTCGGTTGAGTGCATGCCCCAACATAGACAGGCCTGCTGAGCTGGAAAGCATCTGGTTATTATTGCCTGCCATACCAGCAATCCCAGATTGAGGGCCATACATACCAGTCCTGTTTTGTTGTACCATCCGCAGCTTTGATGCCATTGCAGCAGCTTGTGCATGCGATATGGAACCTGTACGATGTCCTGCACCAAAATTGGATGCAGATCCCAGGTTCAACTGGTTCGGGCTAACGTTGCCTAATCCTGACATGGGCCCCATAGGGGAGGATATGCCCCGAACTCCCCCCATGCCCATGACATTGCTCAGACCACTCAGGCTCATCATGTTATTGCCCATGTTTCCCATGTTCATGGCTGGTCCTAGACCCATCATCACCTTCCTGGGGAGTTGTGATTgttgttgctgctgttgctgtgcTTGTTGCTGCAgcatctgaagctgcaaagCAGTCTGCTTGCTGTTGACCATGGGATTATTACCAATCTGCAGATTTGAGTTCTGCCCCATTAATTGAGAGAGTGCATTGGTTGAGAGCAGTGAGGACGATCTCTGGATGTGAGGCAATGGAAGTTGCTGCTGTTGCATCTGTGATTGCACATTTTGCTGtagttgctgctgctgctgctgctgttgctgaAGCAAAGTTTGATCAAGCTGCTGTGTCCTAGCAGGCATTGCAGCCCCCGGCAGGTAACCTTGCAATGCCTGGCTATTATTTGCAGAAGCCAGCATTTGTGCACTGTTGGGAAGATTCTGTGCTGCGTTCAGAGGTCCCATAACATTTGCGTTAGCTTGAGCCGCTACATGAGATGGTGGACCAGGAGCCACTTCCGGGTGTTTCACTTCAGCTGCAGCATTATCTGATGCCATTCCTGGAATTGTAGTCATGCTACTGGAAGGAGCAACCATGCGCATCGGTATAGGTTGGATGTGATCTTCAGCTATCTGATATCCATCacgctccatcttcaaaacagaGAACATATGAGTTCAAAATCTGGATAATGGAATATGattcaccatttttttttgagattcaaGTGTCATGGAGAACAACACTTACCTGAGCACAAAACTGAGCTGCAAGAAGATCAGCATAGTGCTGCAAATACACATTCAAGTGGTTAATGAATAGATTCAACTCATTGCAAGAGGTAATAGACCAAGCATTAAAGAACTCACAGTTGTGGGTAATGTGACAAATTCCTGAGTATTAGGAAAATCAGACTCATCAATATCTCCATAATGCATTGCTACTGTGCCATCATACGGCTTCTCGGTCAAGGTCATCCGGTAGTGAGCTCTAGGAGGAACAGCTGTAAcaaagtgcattgaagtcagtAGACTGGAGTTGCCAATTTTCAGTTAAATATTATGCATTCAGCTTTGTTTCAGAGAGCAATGACAAACCCTGATACATGTGTTCCGCACGCACGAAACATATTGTTCTGGTCTTACAGGTATTAATGGTTCCACCAAGAACAGACCTGGACATCGGTCTTATTGGGTCTCTGAAATTCTCAACATTTAAAGAATCAGAAAGACATGTTGCAACTTTTTGATTTGCATGTGTTACAGGCTTCCTTGCAGGGCAATCATCAACCTTGTTCTTCTTAAGATTGAGGTGGTATCTGCCAAGTTTCAATGCAATGTACAGCAGATGAGGTTTaaaatacacacacatacataactATGACTAGAAAAGGATTAAGTAGTTGATAACATATAACTAACATTTTCACAAATCCCACTCAAGTAAAATCCCATGAAGtgccaaaatttcaaattttattgtATCATTGAAGAAAGCAATGCACAATGATTAAATGAAAGAACTGCAAATTCAAAGAATACAAGTGGAGATTAGGAGCAATGAAAATGAAAGCACTTGGAGGCATTTGATAGGGTCCCTAGGTGTTGATTTACTGTTTCTTGTAGGATTCTATTATATATTACATAATGCGTTTACTCAATTAGCTCTGTACTCATTGTATCAACCTTTTCCTTCAATATGTTACAATATAGTTTAGTTTATTACTATTGAGAAGGAATAACAAGAAGCACAAATCATAGAAACTTCCGCTTAAAGAATTAGGTGGCCCATGTAGCTTGAATGTTAAAAAAGatacaaataaataatatataatcgATAATAGCATGTGATACCAAAATGAAAGGAAAAAAGCATCAAAggattatcttttccataagTGATATTTCTGAATATAAGCATACCTCTGTGTTATTATTTCAATCTTTGCAAATCTCTCAAGGATTATTTGATCACACATAGGTGCAGTCCCAATTGATGGGCTATTAGCATTCAGTGGAACATTCATATTACTAACACTGGCAGGAGATCCAACTCCACTCATGGCTTGTGTTTTGGGGACAGAATTTGTTTTACATTTCCCAGCCACTGAAGCTTGGTGTTGCCAATGCACAGAACCACCGGGACTGGAAGTCATAGAAGGGGCCCCAACAGCAGGATTAGAATTTGCAGCTACTTTATCCTTTTGTGAACCTAGTGCAGAAGTTGTTGCAACAGCACTAAACTGGCCACCTACCGAACCACTAGAAATCTCGCCTGATCGTGATGACATGGGTGACTGAACCATCGGTGCAGAAGAGACTCGTGGACTGGGCACCGATTTCCTCTTCTGATGCATATCATCCTTCTTCATATCCTTCTCAGCCAATTGTCGGGCATTATGCCACTGTGTAAGGGCTGGAAGATGGTTTCTCATGGATTCTTGCTGCAATAGATTCTGAGATCGTGATTGATGCTGGTCCCCTGTACTGTTTTGTGATATCAGAGTCTGTAGAGCATCTTTAGACCGCTCCAGCTCTTGTCTATCCCTCTTTTCTGTGTCAATCTGCTCTTCTTTAGCACCATATCTCATAGCCTGCTGGTTAAAATAAAAGGATGACCCTGCCTCTTGATTAGGAATATTATTTATCATCGGAGAAGCATATCTTTGACCACCCACAGTAGAAGAGTACTGCATTCCATTTACCACATCTAATCGAGGATGTAACGGTTGGTTTTTCCACGGCATATCAGGCCCATTAGGGGCAACTAACTGAGCCCCTGGTTGCTGTTGCTGAATACCATCTAGTCCTATTGGTGTCTGTTTCCGTCTCTTCATATCTAGTAAGGATGTCGATTGGGCATCTTGGTTTTCCCTCTTCATGGAATGGGGTGCATTACTATTGATATTGTCAGTATAAGAACCCATCAAGTTCTGAGATGAAGGCATAGTGGTGTTAACTCCTGCAAAACTCATGGGAGGTCCAGAGCCACGATCATGCACAACAGCGGGGTAGTTTCCAGCTGGCTGAAACTTAGATTGGGAGGGCAGAGATAAAGATGGTCGGACAGTTTCTTGTGCAAAATTGTTAGATCTTAAGGATGTAACACCGCTTGGTACATTTTGTTTGGCCATGTTCTCATGAATTTGCTGCATTGTTGCATTGCCTAACAGGGTTCCTTGGTCTCCCGATCTGCAATTAGCATTCTCTTGTAACCTATCAATGCAGACCTTCTTTCCATGAGTTTGATTATTGGATGTGACTGTCACTTCGGGAGTTTGCCgtaatctctttcttctttcaatACCAAGATTAAGCTGCAGATAAAATATGTGAAATCAGTATATAACAAATTGCATTAGAAAATGTGGTTTTCCTCTTGTTCATAATCTTAGCAAATAGTCAGTACCTTGCTAGAAGTAGGGCTTTTACAAAGCCTATCCAGCCTTGGTGTAGGGTCCAAACAAAGTTGCGGTTGCAGTGCTTTCACTATGCGTGACTCAACTTCCTATAGCACGGAATCATAACATACATGAGTTCAAatctcaattaaaaaaaatgcttttttagtaatcattaaaaaaagatGCTTTAGCAGGACATATTTAGAGAATTGGCAAGCTGACCATTAGATCACTGTAGGTCCAAGAATCATCAGATATCAATGAAATGTCTTTAATAATATTTTCAAGAGACATTCGCAACCGCACTTTATTTACAATAGGAAACCCATCCACAGCAGATCCTGATTCAGATATGCATTTTCTATAGTCACGCACCTGCATAGAGAAATCAACACTTAACAAAAGCATAGAGATACCGAAATAAATTTTTCAATAAATATTTCAGAACCAATTTGCAACAAGTTTTACATAAAGCTCTACATTGTTCAGCAAGCAggcaaagaaaaatatgacaaaCCAATTTCGGGGGGtggtgggggggtgggggggacaATAGAGAATGtatcaataaacaaggaaatctTTACATTAGATAACTTATATATAACAGAAAGTGTACAAATCAAACCAGAATTTATTGCCTAGGCTTTATTGTCAAAAAGGATTTAGCCCCCATCCACTGCCAGCTGCTGAAATTCCAGAGCATATAAGGTTAACTAACAAACATTTTCAGGAAAGTACGGGCATCCCTTGTCTATGAGAATTATCTGTTTACagaattatttgaaaattactATATTTACCAACCAAGGATGGAAGTACCAGGTCTATGGCCCCCATACTCGTGGGACACCGGTACAGGGGAGCCTTGATACACCCCACTTTTGGTGAATCAGGTCAGCACCTTGTGTATCTTGCCAGATCAGAGTGGATCCAGCCAAAACTGAGCATGAATATATTCGGTATCATTGGGTACCGAGCACTTCAAGACtcctttcttcttgtttttccaCATATTTGAAGGTAT is from Phoenix dactylifera cultivar Barhee BC4 chromosome 6, palm_55x_up_171113_PBpolish2nd_filt_p, whole genome shotgun sequence and encodes:
- the LOC103702361 gene encoding protein PHYTOCHROME-DEPENDENT LATE-FLOWERING-like isoform X2 → MGVSFKVSKIGIRYRPKPSTVPEEPGLSSESSRDLIGAGSKREVDIAEAVNDANGASVSSACSGGLVLPEHEVSFTLNLYQKGYIIGKPNETETFQPLLQDFKSLHPYDRASETLFSAIESGWLPGDLLDDIPSKYIDGTLVCEVRDYRKCISESGSAVDGFPIVNKVRLRMSLENIIKDISLISDDSWTYSDLMEVESRIVKALQPQLCLDPTPRLDRLCKSPTSSKLNLGIERRKRLRQTPEVTVTSNNQTHGKKVCIDRLQENANCRSGDQGTLLGNATMQQIHENMAKQNVPSGVTSLRSNNFAQETVRPSLSLPSQSKFQPAGNYPAVVHDRGSGPPMSFAGVNTTMPSSQNLMGSYTDNINSNAPHSMKRENQDAQSTSLLDMKRRKQTPIGLDGIQQQQPGAQLVAPNGPDMPWKNQPLHPRLDVVNGMQYSSTVGGQRYASPMINNIPNQEAGSSFYFNQQAMRYGAKEEQIDTEKRDRQELERSKDALQTLISQNSTGDQHQSRSQNLLQQESMRNHLPALTQWHNARQLAEKDMKKDDMHQKRKSVPSPRVSSAPMVQSPMSSRSGEISSGSVGGQFSAVATTSALGSQKDKVAANSNPAVGAPSMTSSPGGSVHWQHQASVAGKCKTNSVPKTQAMSGVGSPASVSNMNVPLNANSPSIGTAPMCDQIILERFAKIEIITQRYHLNLKKNKVDDCPARKPVTHANQKVATCLSDSLNVENFRDPIRPMSRSVLGGTINTCKTRTICFVRAEHMYQAVPPRAHYRMTLTEKPYDGTVAMHYGDIDESDFPNTQEFVTLPTTHYADLLAAQFCAQMERDGYQIAEDHIQPIPMRMVAPSSSMTTIPGMASDNAAAEVKHPEVAPGPPSHVAAQANANVMGPLNAAQNLPNSAQMLASANNSQALQGYLPGAAMPARTQQLDQTLLQQQQQQQQQLQQNVQSQMQQQQLPLPHIQRSSSLLSTNALSQLMGQNSNLQIGNNPMVNSKQTALQLQMLQQQAQQQQQQQSQLPRKVMMGLGPAMNMGNMGNNMMSLSGLSNVMGMGGVRGISSPMGPMSGLGNVSPNQLNLGSASNFGAGHRTGSISHAQAAAMASKLRMVQQNRTGMYGPQSGIAGMAGNNNQMLSSSAGLSMLGHALNRANVSPLHRNVMSPMGPPKIPGTNFYLNPQQQLQLQHQQQQQQLQQQQLQQQHPQQLQQQQHHHQQISSPLQQAQVGSPPVVGSPQAMIMQQQQISPQQMGQQPAMSPQQLSSGALQQINNCGNAGAGPASPQLSSQTHGSVGSITSSPMEQLQGANKGGSVTNV